GGCAGAGGCAGCTCCGTGTGCTCACTGCTGCGTCCGAGCCCAGCACTGGGCTGCTGGACGATGGTGGCTGAATGACCGATCGCCCCTCTCCCGTCACCTTCCCACTGCCCTGGGACCCACATCCTCCCACACCAGGCGTGGCAGGCAAGGGCCCGGTGCCCAGACTCCAGCCTCTTTTTATGCCCGCCTGAGGCCCACACCGTGATCCTCACTCTATAGCCACCAACAGAATCAGGAAGTAAGACAATAACAACTACAGGCAGGATCCTGCGGGGACCAGTGTGGTGTCCAGTGTGGGAGCTGCTAGGACACCAGCTGGTGGTTCCTCAAAGGACTGAACACAGTTGCACACGGCCCAGCAGCTCCACACCTGGTAGCTGCAAGAGAAGCGTGAACACGTTTCTGCACAGACACTCGTGGGTGAACACGCACGGCAGCGCCAGGCACCAGAGCCATCAGGCAGAAACAGCCCAAATGGCCATCCAGGGTCGACTGGGGAGAGAAACGTGGTCCATCCACACAGTAGACATCAGTGGACAGGAGCGGCACTCTGTACAGGCAGGCTCTTGGAGGGGCTGCCCAGGGACCAGGGACCGGAGGCCTGGGATGTACCATGACCACTGGCTCCTCGCCAGtgtggagggggagagggaggagcacGTGGATGCTGAGTGGGCCTGCAGAGCCAGTTCAGGCGGGCAGGTGCCTGGGAATCTTCAGTTGGAGGTCAGTAGAAGCAGGGTACTTCTTGGTGCTTATGGGCCACCCACACAGCATGCCAATACCAGCTGGACCTGTGCTCATGCACAGAGAGGTGGGGGCCTGTGTTTAGGGCCATCACATACCCAGGACACCCAGCCCTACACACTGACTCAGCCTGGGGTGGGAGACACAGCCCCGTAGCTGCCTCTGTCTTCAGCCCGGTCTGCCAGGAGCCTGAGTTACTAGGCAGGTCCAGGGCCTGACCCCCGTCCCCTAGGGTCTTCATTGATTCAAACCGCCAAGCAACACCTCAGCCACCTCCACCTACTGCCACCCCAGGTTCACAAAAGGAAGGCtgaaaggtgggaggatggcagtGCCACTGAATCCCCTGGGCTGGCTGCCCCAGCTCTGGCAGGAAGATGCCCCAGCTGGGCCCCCATGTACCTGCCCGCTgccaggagggggagggggagggccaGGTGAGGAGGTAACCCCAGGATCCCACTGGGCCCCCGATGTGTGGAGGGGCAAAGTGGTGGGTGGGCCCACTCCAGGCCTCTGTTTGCCACAAGTTCcaacattaagaaaatatttgcagctcTCCTGGGGAGCTATTTCCTGGGGGAATGTAAACACACGGAGACTTGGAAGGCTCCCGCTGACCACAGATGGTGCTGGGGTCCACTGGGAGCCCACGTTCCCTCTCGCAAGGGATCTGGACCACCCCCGGCAGCCGGGTCGGGGGTCTGTGCGTGGCCTCCCACGGGGCTCCCTCTCAGAACCCGGGAGTGGCAGTGGGGACGGCGTGCAAGAGAGCAGCTGCCACGGAGCCTCCTGGCGGCCAGGGCAGGGCCGTCAGCCCAGTTGCCCACTGCCTGCTCCTGGCTCCACAAAGGGCTTGCTGGGCGGCTTCAGGTCAGAGGTGCAGCCCCCGCCTCCAGCCCCCTGAACACGTGGGGGTTGTGTTTTCTTGACCTGGGCCCCTCCgtgcctccctcccacctctgtgCAGGAGACCCAGGCAGCCTGTGCAGCCgacatcaggccgggcgcggagCCGGCTCCCATCTCCTGAGAGGGAcctgctgttgtttttttttgttttttgagatggagttttgctcttgtcgcccaggctggagtgcaatggcgcgatctcggctcactgcaacctctgcctctcgggttcaagcaattctcctgcctcagcttcctgagtagctgggattacaggtgctcgccaccacgcccagctaatttttgtatttttagtagagacaaggtttcactatgttggccaggctggtctcgaattcctgacctcaagtgatccacagccctcatcctctcaaagtgctgggattacaggtgtgagccaccgcctggCCCCCTTGTTAtctgtattttacagatggggaggcTTGGTTGCAGGTGAAGTGTGGCTGTGTCCTGCCGGCCCCCCGGAGCTGGTGAATCCCTGCCTTATCTGCAAGTGGCTTCTCCCCACACAGAAAGGCGAAAGGCGACCTCCGCCTGAGTGTTCCAGCAAAGGCCGACTGGCTCAGCTCCAATATGCCAAGCTCGGCAGAGCCTGGACAGGGCTCCCCAGGCCCCGCAGGAGGCTGGCGCAGGCCGCAGGCTGGCCTCCCTATCTCCACCAGGAATGCGCTGAGCCCCTGCACCCCTGCCCACCCAGGTGGAGGAATgtggcaggggctgctgggaacTCCAGGCAGCAGCCTGGAGGAGGGCTTTTgaggcctctgcctcctggaattCCCCAGGCCTGGCACCAGGCGGCTGCTCCCTcaggatccgcctgcctcggcctgccccCAGGCGGCCGTGCTCTCAGATTCTCCTCTTCCCAGGCTGTGGGGACCTGCAGAGGAACCGGGCCATCTCAATTCTGCTCACTCTGTGAAAGTCCCctgctcagagaggccttccctggccaccctGTCCCTGGAGCCCCTTCATCCGGGCCATAGCCCTTCAGAGCCCCTGAACAGGCGCTGGTCAGACAGTCTGGCTGGACACTGACCTGAGGTGGGGCCGCTTGGCCCCCACTCCCTAGAGGCCAGAAGCACTTGCCCTCCAgtcgtgacaaccaaaaatatgttCTGAGTAGCCCCATGTCCCGGGGGCTGAATCTCCCCGGTGAGACTCACAGCCCTACACCCTCCTGGGATGCCAGTTGTCCCGTCCTGGGCTGCGAGCTCCCTGGGCACAGGGCTGTCTGTTCCATGCACCAAGGAGCGCCTGTACCCAGCACGGGGCTTGGAAATGGCGGGTGGACATGACGGGTGTTCTGTGCTCTACGGTTCCCGGCTTCTGATTTGCAATTGTTTGGTAGAAACGGTACTTCCAGTGCCCACACAACcaatctgtttttctccttcttacaGCATTGGACAAATTACATGAGGCATTTGATGCATTATTATAAAGGAGGCTTCGTGGGGGATGACTTCGCCCAGCTGTAGGCTAATGGAAGGGTGCTGAGTGTGTATAAGGCAAGAAGGCTCAGCTGTGATGTTCCGTGGGTTAAGTGTATTAGCGCATTTCAGCTGTCGGTATTTCTAACCTACCACGGGTTTATCAGGACGTGGCCTCACGGGTGGTCGAGGAGCACCTGTGTTTGTGGAgcgaatgaatgaaatgaatcaaTACTGGTTCTCATGTAGCCTTGTCATGCAGGCCTGGAGCTCAGATGGTTCCTGGCTCCTGGTGCAGGCTCCTGGGTACAGCGGTCAGGCAGGGGCTGCCCTGTGTCCTGGCCGGAAGGATGGCTGGGGAGCTGGTGGGCCTGGCCCATTCCTTGCTCAGTCTTGGCTCAGCGCCTCCCTGGCTGGGAGCCTGGGAGAGTCTTAGGGCTTCAAGTGCTGAGTGGGGACAATGGTGCCTCCCTGCTGGGTGGCCGTGAGGACCCCTGAGGGGAGTGGGCAAAAGCACCCCGAGGCAGGGGCCCCAGGAAGCGCTAAGAAGTGGTGGCGctgtgggagggaggtgggggctgcgGCTCTGCCTGACTCCCAGGCCGGGTGCCAGGTTCTTGGCAGGAACCCTCCTGGGCCCTGCCAGTTGCTGGGCGCCTCCCACCAGCATGGCCGGTTGAGAGGTCTGCATGGCACGCAGTGGCCGGCCCGGGGGTGCAACCCCATCccctctctggggtccctttgcAGGGCAGCCTTAGGCTCCATTCACTGTGGCCCCAGGGCCCAGGGCGACCTGTGACCCTGCGGAGCCACCTGCAGGAGTCCCAGCAGATGAGGGCCTCTGGCTGCCCCTCAGGGGCTTGTTGGGTCCCACAAGAACTTCCAGGGCCTCGGAGCTCCAGCCGGGCCACAGATCTGGGAACCTTGAGTGGCTGGGAACCCTGAAGAGCTGGGACAGCCAGGCTGAGCAAGACAAGCCTGGGCGACTCACCTGGGGCAGGAATGTGGATTCCATCACTCCGCAGAGGCTTTCAAGCAAAACACAGCCTCGCCTCTGGGCCTGTTTCTGCTGCGCGGGCACGTCCAGCCTGATGCTCTCAGAAGCAGCTGGGATGGGCtcggggaggtgggggtggagcaGGAGTCCCAGCCACCTTCCTCTGGGGCCCATCCCAGGCTCCCGGCTGGGCACCAGCAGGGCTCCAGAAATCAGGGGGCCCCACACCATTGCTTCTGAACGTGCCGTGCCCGAAATCCCGCCATTCCCACTGGGCATGCCGGGCCCTGGAATCCTCCATGACTCCAGGGAAGCGACTCCGTCCCACTTGGCCTCAGTCCCTGCTCTGTCAATGGGCTGATAACTGCCCTTCCCACAGGGCTGCCATGGGGTCTCTGCGTGGCCCCAGCAGGTGCCAGGCTGCTGGTCAGGACCCCTCGTGGGCCTCCCAGGAGGTGGCTCCTCTCAGGTCACAGTTCACAGGTGGAAGGATGGAGCCTGCTGACGATGGCTCTCCAGGCCCTGCTGTCCTGCCCTGGCACTGGGGACCTTGTTCCATGGAGCCCTGCATCTGGCCGGCCACTCCCTTCCCATGCCTGCTTGCTGGCTTAGACATTCTGCACATTTCCCAGAGGGCAGGAGGAGCTAGGCCCCCTGAGAGCCAGTCCCAGGCCCCTTCCTGGACACACAGGCAGACAGAGatggctcattttcttttttttcttttttcttttttttttttgagacgagtctcactctgtcgcccaggctggactgcagtggcgcgatctccactcactgcaagctccgcctcccgggttcccgccattctcctgcctcagcctcccgagtagttgggactacaggcgcctgccaccacgcccggctaattttttgtatttttagtagagacggggtttcaccgtgttagccaggatggtctcgatctcctgacctcgtgatccgcccgcctcggcctcccaaagtgctgggatgacaggcgtgagccaccgcgcccagccagaggcGGCCCATTTTCAGTGGGAAAACAGCAGCAAAAGTAAAAGTTAGTTTTTCTCTGTGTCTGCAGGTGCACACCGTGTGGACGCGACACTGCCTTTGCATAGTGCACCCCTCACGGTGTCCCTGGCAGTCCCTTTCCCTGTGGATCCTCCCCCAACCCATGGTGAAGCCTccaaatgggaaaactgaggctcagggaggagaaGAGCCGGGTGTGTGTGGAGGTGGCACCAGAAACAGGCCTGTCTGATTCTCAGGTCTCTGCCTTAATTATGGTGCTGCCCTGGCTCCGGAATGCTGGGGCCTGGGGTCAGAAGTTGGcctggaggccgggtgcggtggctcacacctgtaatcccagcactttgggaggccgacgtgggcggatcacctgaggtcgggagttcgagaccagcctgaccaacatggagaaaccccatctctactaaaaaaaaaaaaatacaaaattagccgggcgtggtggcacatgcctgtaatcccagctactagggaggctgaggcagaagaatcgcttgaaccagggaggcagaggttgcggtgagccaagattgtgccattgctctccagcctgggcaacaagagcaaaactccagctaaaaaaaaaaaaaaaaaaaaaaattggccaagcatggtggcggatgcctgtagtcccagctactcgagaggctgagacaggagaatgatgtgaaccagggaggtggagcttgcagtgagccgagatcacgccactgcactccagcctgggggacacagagagactttgtcttaaaaaaaaaaaagccgggtgtggtggcttatgcgtggtggctcatgcctgtgatcctggcactttgggaggccgaggcgggcagatcacgaggtcaggagatcgagaccatcctggctaacatggtgaaaccctgtctctgctaaaaatacaaaaaattagctgggcgtggtgacaggcacctgtagtcccaggtacttgggaggctgaggcaggagaatgacgtgaaccagggaggcggagcttgcagtgagccgagatcgtgccactgcactccagcctgggggacagagcgagactctgtctcaaaaaaaaaaaaaaaaaaagaagttggccTGGAGCCGGGAATGGGGCTCCGTCTATGCTGGGGTCAGAGGTCAGCTTGGGCCCAGGTCAGCACACAGGCCCATAGGTCCCAGGTGGGGACAGACCCCAGTCTCTGCCCCAGGTGGGCCTGGTCCTGGAGGCAGAGTGGGCCTTGCTTCTGGGCTCCCCTTCAGCTTCCTCTCTTTGAACCAGTTTGGCTGAGCTGGCCTGGCGCCCGGCCAGCATGGGAGCCCTTGGTGTGTCCACTGGGATGGAAGTGCCTCTTTTCCTGTCATTTGGCTCAGAATTCAGCCAGCCCCCAGGAGGTGTGGGGAGAGGACTTCTCCGGGTCTCCCTGCTGGGTCAGCCTGTACTCCAGGGAGACTCACGGTGGGACCCAGTACCCAGTGCCCAGGCCCGGCCAGCCCAGCCCCTCTGCCTGTCTTCACCATGTCCTGGAAAGGGGCATGAGGAGCCTccggggaggggggtggggaaggTACCCTGGACCCCCAGGCTCTGACCCAGTGCCAGCCGTGACCACAGGGGTGGGACCTTCAGGATCTGGGCACTTTCTCATAGGTAGGTTCTCCCTCaatgtaaaaattctaaaatctcatcaagtaaaataaattcaaaaaacaaaatagtaaagTGAGTTAAAGTAAAACTGAATGGCACAAAATGGAAAGATGCGCTGGCCCAACACTCCCAGGGTCCCTGTGACAAATGCCGTGACAGTCTCCAGGGCTCCCGGGCAGCTGGGCCTCCCCCTCACGTTGGTGACCTCACTTAAGCCTCTGCAAACCTGGGGCGGGGCTGTTACTGCCTCTGTCTCTCCAAGACGAGAGGATGCCCAGAGTCATGGCTTAGGAGGCAGTGCCCCAGGAATCCCCTGACAGCTCACGGCCAGGTCCGTGTTCTCCCCACACCCCATAAGTCCCACTCTGAGGCTGGCTGTCGTAGCCTTCACCCAAGAGCGGGTTCTATCTGGGGCAGGAGTGGGGGCTGGTGGCTGTAGTTCAGTGTCGGGCTCGCTGCAGGAGAAGGCCCATCCCATGGCCCTGACCTGCCACTCACCCGGACACCCATCTTCCTGGCCTGGAAGGAGGATTTCCTTGTTCTGGGCTTGTTCCCTTCTACACACAATGCATTTGGGGCTGGCCTGGGCCCTGCTTGGCCCAGAAACAGCTGCtctgggaaggaggagggaggctccTCTCCCAGCCTGCACCACAGCATGTCTGAGAACATGTTTACCTGCCTGTGAGGTGAGCCTGAAGGAGGGGCTGGAGAGCAGAGCCAGGGCTGTTGTGCACAGATACCTGCCCAGGCAGCCTAGGGGCCTGTGTGAGATTGGGGTGGCTATAGTGTGGCCTCCTGAGTCAACAGCCCCAAATCCAGGCCTAGTCTTGTGATCCTGGTCATAATAACAATGATGACAATAATGGTGGTGACAATGGTGGTTATGATGATGGTGACAATGACAAtgttgataatggtgatgatggtgaagatggtgatgatggtgatgatggtgacagtgtgttggtggtgatggtggttgtgatggtgatgatgatgatgatgatggtggatatgatggtgatagtgaagatgatgatggtgaagatgatgatgatggtgataatgacaaTGGTGGTGACGATGAtagtgacagtgatgatgatggtgatagacAATCATGACAataatgatagtgatggtggtggtgatagtgatggtgatgttgatgatgtgatgatgatggtggtggcgatggtgatgatggtggtgatgatgatggtgatggtggtgatgatggtgatggtggtggtggtggtggtgatgatggtggtggtggtgatgatggtggtggtgttggtgacggtggtgatggtgatggtgttggtgacggtggtgatggtgatggtgacggtggtgatgatgatgatggtgctgatggtggtggtgacggtgacggtggtgatggtggtgatgatggtggtgatggtgatgatggtggtggtggtggtgatgatggtgatggtgatggtaatggtggtgatgatgatggtgatggtgaggatggtggtgatggtgatggtggtgatagtgatggcgatgatgtgatgatggtggtggtggtgatggtggtgatgatagtgatggcgatggtggtggtggtggtggtgatggtgacgaTGATGTTAGTagcgatgatgatggtgatgatggtgagtGTTAGTATGCTGGGTGCCACACCTTTTTCTGAGCACTGGACAGGCATTGGTTTGTTGAAAGCAGCCAACTGCAGCACGGCTGGGTGGCTCCATGACAGTCGCTTTACTTTACAGCTAGAGGGAGAAGCAGCTAAGGAATTTGTGCCAGGTCACACTGCTAAAGAGGCACAAACCTGGGGTGACACTGGCAGTCAAACTTATATATAGCAATTGCGGGGCAGAATGGGGGCAGGAGCAGGTGTGAGTGTGCTCTCGGGTGGATGCAGGGGCACTCAGAGACCCTGACTGGGATCACGCTGCAAAGGCAGCAACTGCTCTGAGCTGCTGGGGGCTGCTCTAGGATTCTGCAAAAAAGGCTCAGGCCGACGGTGTGTTCGAGTGCTGGGTCCTCCTGCCTCCTCAATCCCTCCTTCACACCTGCCCTCTGGCCCTTTCCCAGGAGACCCACTGGAGGCCCAGTAAACAACTTACTGTACAGACAGCGGGTGGAGGGACGGAGGGGAGGGGCTCAGCTCCCTTCAGCCAGCCCCATCCCTGCTCCAGCACTGCTCTCAGACACCGCCTAGTGGCTTCTGGGGACAGTGCTGGTGGCCCCAAGCCTCCTGACAGCTAAGCAGTGCCACCTCCTCTGCAGGTCCCTGGAGGCTCTCCTGATGGAGCGACCCAGATGGTGTCCCTCGGGAGGACACTCCCCTCTCTGTTTTGGGGGTCTGCGATTTTGTACAGAAGGTTTTCTTAAAGAAGTGCTCATCCAGATTTCATGGGCTCAGGAGATGTAGGTTGCAGAGGTTTCCCTTGAAGAACTCAGCCTTGGAGACCCGGCGCCCAGAGGAGAGCGGACTTCAAGCtttgtgtgagtgagtgtgtccTAGAGTCTTGCCAAATAGCACCTATAGTCTCTGTAAAATTTTTGAGCTATAATTGATGCaaaataaaatccactttttaaaggatacaatttgacgttttgacttttttttttttgacgttttgactttttttttttagacggagtcttgctctgtcgcccaggctggagtgcagtggcgcgatctgagctcactgcaacctccgcctcccgggttcacgccattctcccacctcagcctcctgagtagctgggactacaggagcccaccaccatgcccggctaattttttatatttttagtagagacggggtttcaacacgttagccaggatgatctcgatctcctgacctggtgatccacccgccttggcctcccaaagtgctaggattacaggcatgagccaccgtgcccggccgatgtTTTGACTTTTATATGCAACTGTGAAACCACTGCCATCATCAAGACAGCATATACCTCCCATCACTCCCCGCGtttcctgtgtgtgtctgtaatcccatcatcAAGACAGCATATACCTCCCGTCACTCCCCGCGtttcctgtgtgtgtctgtaatcccacttGCTCACCACCCCACCCCAGGCAACCACCAACATGATTCCTGTCAGTTTTGAttggtttgcattttctagagtttatacaaataaaatcacACAGTATGCTGTCTTTCGAGGGGGACGTACCATTATTTATCCATCTGCCTGTTGGTGTATGTGtggattgtttccatttttggctATGACACATAAAACCTCGATGAACATTTCAGTACCAGTCTCCATATGGAcatatgtttccttttctttttctttttttttttttttttgagacggagtctcgccctgtcgcccgggctagagtgcagtggcgagatctcggctcactgcaacctctgcccaacgggttcaagcgattctcctgcctcagcctctccagtagctgggattacaggcgtgcaccatcaggcccagctaatttttgtatttttagtacagacagggttttgccatgttggccaggttggtctccaactcctgacctcaggtgacccacccgccttggcttcccaaagtgctgggattacaggagtgagccactgcacccagcctggatacaagtcttttatcagatacaggttttgaaaatattttctgccagtctgtggctttctttctttccttcctctctcttttttttttttttctgggtctcctgtcacccaggctggagttctgtggcatgatcatggctcattgcagcctccacctcctggctcaactgatcctcccacctcggcctcctgagcatctgagactacagacacacaccactacatccggccaatttttaaatttttttgtagaggggtttcaccatgttgcccaggctggctggcctcagactcctgaggtcaagcaactgcctgcctcagcctcccacagtgctagggttacaggcatgagccatcactcctggcctCTCATCtgctttttttgatgtgtctttgtctgatttgggtatcaggataatactggcctcataaaatgattggaagcattccctcctcctctatttttcggaatagtttcagtaggattggtattagttctttaaaaaatgtttggtaggccaggtgtagtggctcatgcctgtaatcccagcactttgggaggccaaggtgggcggatcatgaggtcagcagttcaagaccagtgtggccaacatagtgaaaccccatctctactaaaaatacaaaaattagccaggcatggtagcggacccctgtaatcccagctactctggaggctgaggcaggagaatcgcttgaacccgggaggtggaggttgcagtgagccgagaccgcaccattgcactccagcctgggagacagagcaagactccgtctcaaacaaacaaacaaacaaacaaacaaacaacaacaaaaaaactaagaaCAGAGCTACCATAAATaaagcaatcccactgctgggtatatacccaaaagaaaggaaatcagtatatgaaaGAGAtacctggccgggtgtggtggctcatgcctgtagtcccagctactgaggaggctgacgcaggagaatcacttgaactctgggggcagaggttgcagtgagccgagatcgcaccaccgcactccagc
This window of the Gorilla gorilla gorilla isolate KB3781 chromosome 21, NHGRI_mGorGor1-v2.1_pri, whole genome shotgun sequence genome carries:
- the LOC129529111 gene encoding BRD4-interacting chromatin-remodeling complex-associated protein-like, translated to MPVQCSEKGVAPSILTLTIITIIIATNIIVTITTTTTTIAITIITTITTTTIITSSPSLSPPSPSPPSSPSPSSSPPLPSPSPSSPPPPPSSPSPPSSPPSPPSPSPPPSAPSSSSPPSPSPSPPSPTPSPSPPSPTPPPSSPPPPSSPPPPPPSPSSPPSPSSSPPSSPSPPPSSSHHQHHHHYHHHHHYHYCHDCLSPSSSLSLSSSPPLSLSPSSSSSPSSSSLSPSYPPSSSSSSPSQPPSPPTHCHHHHHHHHLHHHHHYQHCHCHHHHNHHCHHHYCHHCYYDQDHKTRPGFGAVDSGGHTIATPISHRPLGCLGRYLCTTALALLSSPSFRLTSQAGKHVLRHAVVQAGRGASLLLPRAAVSGPSRAQASPKCIVCRREQAQNKEILLPGQEDGCPGEWQVRAMGWAFSCSEPDTELQPPAPTPAPDRTRSWVKATTASLRVGLMGCGENTDLAVSCQGIPGALPPKP